A genomic segment from Fusarium keratoplasticum isolate Fu6.1 chromosome 10, whole genome shotgun sequence encodes:
- a CDS encoding HET domain-containing protein, whose amino-acid sequence MASIYENSLLTIAATKASGHQEGLHAEEDEETVYLECIPASELGHGLIDDIWVRLAYPNSREAINHWHESTNAKDNEQEWPLLTRAWVFQERLLSPRMLHFAKRELVWECRTCVSCDCGKDHDKPSDDLEFRRLVSSQSIKTSDVTPMQLRYLCDVFPALSGLASRISGLLNDDYMAGLWRSNLVEGLLWTRDTKYGCRKDGKPKEWRAPSWSWASIVGEIVYQHKGRSYFGSELQEIYTNAVNVYCYPTGLDRTGEMSSAMLTLSGWTSPATLRIRRTERRSMRSDEPIVEVSHTLVRYHSGEGTRFIPDHPEDMIDGAVVLCMRLAKIGGRDCMNCPPPVTVCQLCKELLIPETNPHYDQTSSGKRESYRDRWTLKHSADQGCFLCSRIRERLDPFGEETAPNDQDPPLSPDKLGRKWPGGTMLLHYPEGHHCEAIEIIIDPSMLQSSPERRNGIFFILNPLEESSMTDTVKRLPESTKSPATLSTAKEWISNCVRNHLKCKDVNPERDWYPTRLLDCGSQADTDRRCTLVETGTNVVTGGYMTLSHCWGLVNCMKLTTDNYDEMVRGVPSSQLPQLYQDALYVTRSLGVRYLWTDSLCIIQEGDNLADWNHEVTLMSKVYSRSLCNISASDAPDATHSLFNTRDTDTCFPETIECALKGITSRYLISEDRYWDTEVTRSLVNTRAWVLQERLLAPRVLHFGKRHLVWECKEKFASDAYPEGLPRAGTSSDLRLKGMFPRPGLSSREYRHIWQIIVHLYANCKLTFPGDRLVALSALARTMGGFMQQKYVAGMWRDNLELEMLWYVDCFFGASTPTTYRAPSWSWVASVGHLFPADTGTDGRSLIKVEEVHLDYVTDDTWGMLRGGWLHLRGHLNKLSLIDPEDWKMAVNGVQVEVSTEKDMQPNIYLDTPNNERDKDSKPNLYCMLARRGESRHENVVFILLLELVDGETATFKRIGLARGEVKDAQATFISPSEGEDEFPCLEYVYGQHLIRII is encoded by the exons atggcctcgatctATGAGAATTCGCTGCTTACTATCGCCGCCACAAAGGCTTCTGGCCACCAAGAAGGTCTGCacgctgaagaagacgaagagaCAGTCTATCTGGAGTGTATACCAGCGTCTGAACTTGGCCATGGACTCATCGATGACATATGGGTGCGCCTCGCCTACCCAAACAGCCGGGAAGCCATAAATCACTGGCATGAGAGCACCAATGCAAAAGACAACGAGCAAGAGTGGCCTCTTCTCACTCGAGCATGGGTGTTTCAAGAACGTCTTCTATCGCCTAGAATGCTTCATTTTGCCAAGAGAGAACTGGTTTGGGAGTGCCGAACATGCGTTTCCTGCGACTGCGGCAAGGACCATGACAAACCAAGCGATGATCTCGAGTTCCGCAGACTCGTCAGTAGTCAGTCGATCAAGACCAGCGATGTCACACCGATGCAGTTAAGATACCTTTG CGACGTCTTTCCTGCTCTTTCCGGTCTCGCAAGTCGAATATCAGGGCTGCTCAACGATGACTACATGGCCGGGCTCTGGCGCAGCAATCTGGTCGAGGGCCTTCTCTGGACCCGCGATACCAAGTACGGGTGCAGGAAAGACGGCAAACCAAAAGAATGGCGCGCTCCAAGCTGGTCGTGGGCATCTATCGTGGGCGAGATAGTCTACCAGCACAAGGGCCGATCCTACTTTGGATCTGAGCTCCAGGAGATATACACAAACGCCGTCAACGTTTACTGCTACCCAACAGGCCTGGACAGGACAGGAGAAATGTCCTCGGCTATGTTGACACTTTCTGGCTGGACATCCCCTGCTACACTACGAATACGCCGTACAGAACGACGATCCATGCGATCAGATGAACCAATAGTCGAGGTCTCCCACACTCTTGTCCGGTACCATAGTGGCGAAGGAACAAGATTTATCCCTGACCACCCTGAAGACATGATTGACGGAGCTGTGGTTCTCTGTATGAGACTTGCCAAGATTGGGGGCCGCGACTG TATGAACTGTCCACCCCCAGTAACAGTCTGCCAACTTTGCAAGGAGCTGCTTATTCCAGAGACCAACCCCCATTACGACCAGACTTCCTCAGGCAAGAGGGAGTCCTACCGGGATCGATGGACCCTGAAACACTCGGCTGATCAGGGATGCTTCCTTTGCAGCCGAATTCGTGAGCGCTTGGACCCATTCGGCGAAGAGACAGCCCCAAACGACCAAGACCCTCCACTGTCTCCGGACAAGCTCGGCCGTAAATGGCCTGGAGGGACTATGCTGCTTCATTATCCCGAAGGGCATCACTGTGAGGCCATAGAGATCATTATTGATCCTTCGATGCTTCAGTCATCTCCTGAACGGAGAAATGGCATCTTCTTCATACTTAACCCTCTGGAAG AATCATCCATGACGGATACCGTCAAACGGCTCCCAGAAAGCACAAAGTCCCCCGCGACATTGTCCACGGCCAAGGAATGGATCTCCAATTGCGTCAGAAACCACCTAAAGTGCAAAGACGTCAACCCTGAAAGGGATTGGTACCCTACTAGGCTCCTAGACTGCGGATCCCAGGCAGATACAGACCGACGGTGCACCTTGGTAGAAACAGGAACCAATGTCGTCACCGGGGGTTATATGACTCTAAGCCATTGCTGGGGTCTTGTCAACTGCATGAAGCTGACAACGGACAACTATGACGAGATGGTCAGGGGAGTACCCTCGTCCCAGCTGCCTCAGTTATACCAAGACGCACTCTACGTGACTCGCAGCCTGGGCGTACGATACCTCTGGACCGATTCCCTATGCATCATACAGGAAGGTGACAATCTCGCTGACTGGAATCACGAGGTGACCCTCATGAGCAAAGTCTACTCCAGGTCGCTATGCAATATCTCTGCGAGCGACGCCCCAGACGCCACCCACTCTTTGTTCAACACTCGAGATACGGACACATGCTTTCCCGAAACGATAGAATGCGCCTTGAAAGGAATCACCTCTCGTTATTTGATATCCGAGGATCGATATTGGGACACCGAAGTTACACGATCGTTGGTAAACACACGAGCCTGGGTTCTCCAAGAACGTCTTTTAGCCCCTCGCGTCTTGCATTTCGGCAAACGCCACTTGGTATGGGAATGCAAGGAGAAATTCGCTTCAGATGCCTACCCCGAGGGCTTACCTCGCGCTGGCACGTCCTCTGACTTGCGTCTTAAGGGGATGTTTCCACGTCCAGGTTTATCAAGCCGAGAGTACAGGCATATCTGGCAGATAATTGTCCATCTATACGCGAACTGCAAGCTCACCTTCCCCGGCGATAGACTAGTCGCCCTCTCTGCTCTGGCAAGGACCATGGGAGGTTTTATGCAACAAAAGTACGTCGCTGGCATGTGGCGTGATAACTTGGAGCTTGAGATGCTTTGGTATGTTGACTGCTTCTTTGgagcttcaacaccaaccactTATAgagctccttcttggtcatggGTGGCATCAGTAGGGCACCTGTTTCCGGCTGACACTGGGACGGATGGTCGGTCACTCATCAAGGTGGAAGAGGTACATCTGGACTATGTCACCGACGACACATGGGGTATGCTGCGAGGCGGATGGCTTCATCTACGCGGTCATTTAAACAAGTTGTCACTAATTGACCCAGAGGACTGGAAGATGGCGGTGAATGGTGTCCAAGTCGAAGTTTCAACGGAGAAGGACATGCAACCAAATATCTACCTCGACACTCCAAACAACGAGAGGGATAAGGACTCCAAGCCAAATTTGTACTGCATGCTGGCACGAAGGGGTGAGAGCAGGCACGAAAATGTCGTCTTTATCTTGTTATTGGAGTTGGTCGATGGTGAGACTGCAACATTCAAGCGCATTGGGCTTGCTCGtggcgaggtcaaggacgcGCAGGCAACGTTTATAAGCCCCAgtgagggagaagatgagTTTCCTTGTCTGGAGTATGTATATGGGCAGCATTTAATACGCATCATCTAG